The following nucleotide sequence is from Bacteroidota bacterium.
CTTTTTGTGAGCCGATATTTGTTCCGAAGGGGCGTGCATAAACGCGGGTGATATCATAGGTTTCAAATGCGTATTTTAATATCTGCGGAATGGCGCGAGAAATAATTCCGTGGCGCCAGTATGTTTCACCCAGCCAATATCCTAACTCGGCATTTTTGCGCATAATATCAGCTTTTTGATGTACACCAATACCACCAACCGCCTTTCCATTTACAACTATGGCAAATATATGAATGGGTTTATCTTTAGTTGCAAATGCAATAAATGCTTTTCCATTTTCATAATTGTAAGGAAATGGAAATCCATCGGTCATAAATTTTGCAACTTTAAAATTATTCGCATGTTGCACTAAACTTTCTAAATCACTTTCCTGCCAGGGGCGCAAAATAAAATCCATTGGGTTTTTGGTAAATTAAACTAGTGATACTTAAATATTTACTACAAAGTAAAATAAAAATATGTTATAAAAAGTCGTGGTATTAGTGATATCAACAAACCGATATAACAAAAAAAGCTGTCAACATGTGACAGCCTTTTTTTAAGTAGTGAAATAATTTATTGTTTTTGCAATAAACCGGTGCCAATCTGGCTGCCATCTGTTATATGTATCATATAATTTCCGGCCGTAAACGGCTTGTGTTTATAATAATTTCATTATTGTTTTGAGTAAACGCCATATTAATCTGACGACCGGTTACATCGTAAAACAATACTGATGTTACCTGTAAACCTGAAGCAGTAATATGCACTAATCCTGTTGTAGGGTTAGGTGACATTTGTAAAGTTAGTGGCTCAATTGTAGTTGCAGCATTTGTATTAATTACTTTACAATTTTCATCACTGCCAAAATCATTTGATGCAGTTAAACAGATATTATAATTTCCACTCACAGCATAAGCGTGTGAAGGATTTTGTTCTGTAGATGTTCCACCATCACCAAAATCCCATGCCCATGTATTTGGATCGTTGGTAGATAAATCGGTAAATGATGCTGTGAGTCCGGCAAAGCTTACACTAAAATCAGCAGCAGGAATTAATAATTCAGTGCTGTCGATTGTAACAGGTAAACAATAAACTTCAAATCCGAGTGCATTGGTTGCAGTTAAACAAACGGTAAATGTTCCTTCCGTTACAAATGTATGTACCGGATTTTGTAATGTGCTTGTTCCGCCATCACCAA
It contains:
- a CDS encoding GNAT family N-acetyltransferase; protein product: MDFILRPWQESDLESLVQHANNFKVAKFMTDGFPFPYNYENGKAFIAFATKDKPIHIFAIVVNGKAVGGIGVHQKADIMRKNAELGYWLGETYWRHGIISRAIPQILKYAFETYDITRVYARPFGTNIGSQKALEKLGFTLEARIKNNIFKNGQFEDELIYGFRKEDLQNL